In the genome of Chloroflexota bacterium, the window TGGAAGTGGCCTGGAACCCAGGCGGTGTTGTGCAGCACCAGGTTGACGTTATACGAAGCATTCGCCAAACCACCGATGCCGCCGAAGAAGAACAGGATGCCGGCGAGTAACTGGGCATTAACCGAAGGATTGCTCCAGGGCAGGGTGCGGAGCCAGCCAAAGAGACCTTTGCCGCCACGGGCACGCCCAGCTTTTTCCAGGGATGCAACCACGGTGAAGGCGGTCATCATCGAGGGCAGGAAAACCGAATAGGTCAGGATGGCATGCAGGAATTTCCAGCCAGCGGGAACGCCAGGGTCTACATACTGGTGATGGAAACCCAACGGCACCGAGAGCAGCAGGAACAGCCAGAAAGCGAAGCGCGCCAGCGAGTCGCTGAAGAGCTTGCCGCCAACCTGCTTGGGCAGGAAAGCATACCAGGAAAGGTAAGCTGGAAGCAGCCAGAAGTAAACCAATGGGTGGCCGGTGAACCAGAAATAGGTGCGGGCCAACTGTGGGTCGGTGCCTTCAATCAGGCCGAGCGACCAGGGCAAGAGCATGGTCAGGATTTCGGTAGCCACACCGAGTGTAGCAATCTGCCACATCGCCATTGTGATCACAGAACCCAGCGCAGCAAGTGGGCTGCGCACGCCAGGATTTTCCTTGCGCCAGGCGGCGAAGGTAGCCATCATGCCCCAACCTTCAATCCAGCTTCCTACTACGACCAGGGTCAAGCCCAGATAGAAAGCCCAGTTGGCTTTCATGGGCGGGTAGAAGGTGTAGAGTACCGAAGCTTCATCCAGCAGCAAGGGGATTGCCGCAGTGACAAGGCCGACAACCATCGTCCAGAAACCGACTGCGTTCAGTTTAGGGTATTTCAGCGGGCGTTCCAGGCCTTTGGTTACTGCCAAGGTCAAAAATCCGGTGATGAAGAAGGTTGTATATACCAGAGCGTTGAGCACGCCGTGCAGGGTGAGGCCCTGATAGTACGATTTGAAGACGGGTTTCAGATACGGGTAAAGATCAAGCCCGGAATGTTCCAGCGCCTGCAGCGGCCCGAAAAGGGCGCCGACGGAAAGCGCTGCAACGGCAAAAAAGACATGCCAACCGACAAATTTTTTCTCGGCAGCGGAAAGTTCATAAGTATTTGTAGACATAGTGCCTCCTAAGATATCCAATTACGGTTCAACGTGCAGCGTGCCGAACATGGCCGCGTGCCCCGAACCGCAATACTCGGTGCAGATATAGTCATAATCGCCCGGTTTATCGAAGGTAATAGTTAACTTCGATACCTGACCCGGCACAACCTGGACGTTCAGATTGGTTTCTTGCAGTTTGAAGCCGTGTTGTACGTCTTTGCTGGTGATATAGAAAGTTATCTCAGAGTCAACCGGTACGGTCATTTCGCGTGGCAAAAAAGACCAGGTTTGCGCCAAAATATAGGCTTCGTATTTTCCGGGAGACAGCTCGCGCAAACCGGGATCGGCCCACGGGCCTGAATCGGCTACAGTGCGCGGGTCTACGCGCTGCTCGGGGCTGGGAACCTGGATGCCAAAGGCAAATCCGGCTACGCTAATGGCTACCGCAAATGACACCAACAGCACAATGCTGATGATGATCCAATTGCGTTCATACGGATCAATGTGCATGGAAGGTTTAGATGTCATATGATCACACTCCTACGGTCATTCCTCGCGAAAGCAGAATTAGAAAAACTGAGCCCCAAAGCAGGATTAGGGTCAATACAAAAATAAACAGTATTGCCATCGTCCCTTTTGGTTTGAACTCCTGATTGTTTTCACTCATATCTCTTCTCCTTGTATGATATATGTGAATTTTGATGGATAAATTACCGGTCTTGCCAAATAATTTCGATATCGCTGTTTATGTCAACGGCGCTCATATTTAGCGGATACACAGATCGCCAATAGCCTTGTGCATCAATGAGAAAAATCAACGGATTGCTCTCTACAAAATCGTTCTGAGTATATCCAAAATAAACATCATAGCTGTGAGCAATATCCGTCACATCTCGCAAGTTGCCAGAAACAGCCACAAAATCAGTATCAAAAGCGTGGACGAATTCAGCAAAGCTTTGAATACTTTCTCGCCCCGGGTTAAGATTGACCACTATTACTTCTATCGAATGGTCTTTACCGTTCGCTCCGCTTTTCACCTGAGCGAGTTTGCTCATCAGTGTGGCGCTTCGTGGACATTTCTGGCAACTAAACGCCAGGAGAACTGGCTGTCCTCGATATTCGTACAAAGTAATATTCTGGTCATCTTCTGCCAGCAAGTTGAAATCAACAGCCGGGATGGACGGATTGAGCATTGCGCCTCGCAGTATTTGTGGAGGGCGCAACGCTTTGCCAATGGCGTAAGCCGCTAGGGCCAGAACCAATCCCAGTGCTATTCCTAATAAGCCTAACCAGATTGGGTTTGCAAATCGAGAGCGCTGTGAATTTCTCATATTTTCAAGGTGCGATTGTGATAGACCTTCGTGGGGGATAATGCTGAAAAATTGCGGTTATTCTTCACCTCCTGTAG includes:
- a CDS encoding SCO family protein; this translates as MVLALAAYAIGKALRPPQILRGAMLNPSIPAVDFNLLAEDDQNITLYEYRGQPVLLAFSCQKCPRSATLMSKLAQVKSGANGKDHSIEVIVVNLNPGRESIQSFAEFVHAFDTDFVAVSGNLRDVTDIAHSYDVYFGYTQNDFVESNPLIFLIDAQGYWRSVYPLNMSAVDINSDIEIIWQDR
- a CDS encoding b(o/a)3-type cytochrome-c oxidase subunit 1, which produces MSTNTYELSAAEKKFVGWHVFFAVAALSVGALFGPLQALEHSGLDLYPYLKPVFKSYYQGLTLHGVLNALVYTTFFITGFLTLAVTKGLERPLKYPKLNAVGFWTMVVGLVTAAIPLLLDEASVLYTFYPPMKANWAFYLGLTLVVVGSWIEGWGMMATFAAWRKENPGVRSPLAALGSVITMAMWQIATLGVATEILTMLLPWSLGLIEGTDPQLARTYFWFTGHPLVYFWLLPAYLSWYAFLPKQVGGKLFSDSLARFAFWLFLLLSVPLGFHHQYVDPGVPAGWKFLHAILTYSVFLPSMMTAFTVVASLEKAGRARGGKGLFGWLRTLPWSNPSVNAQLLAGILFFFGGIGGLANASYNVNLVLHNTAWVPGHFHLTVASAVTMSFMGISYWLVPYVTGKKLMSEKAANWANGLWFVGMVIFSNAMHVVGLLGAPRRTPLGLAPYIPEEWSGHLLRVGIGGTIMFFGIYTYIILLARTAWSKKAEAADVEIPLAESEQDPQDTPEWLDKWVPWLVGTVVLLIVAYGPQLIDQISNISLNAPGGRVW
- a CDS encoding cytochrome C oxidase subunit II — translated: MTSKPSMHIDPYERNWIIISIVLLVSFAVAISVAGFAFGIQVPSPEQRVDPRTVADSGPWADPGLRELSPGKYEAYILAQTWSFLPREMTVPVDSEITFYITSKDVQHGFKLQETNLNVQVVPGQVSKLTITFDKPGDYDYICTEYCGSGHAAMFGTLHVEP
- a CDS encoding cytochrome c oxidase subunit 2A encodes the protein MSENNQEFKPKGTMAILFIFVLTLILLWGSVFLILLSRGMTVGV